The window ATCGTCACATCACTCAAAGACACTACGCTAGTCGGTACACGAACCGACATGCCATCAAACTTACCTAGCAAACTTGGCACCGTTTTAGCCACAGCAATTGCTGCACCTGTCGTGCTCGGTACAATATTCTGAGCAGCCGCCCGTGATTCACGCATTGCCTTGGCTGGGCCATCCTGAAGTACCTGACTAGCGGTGTAGCTATGTACAGTTGTTAGCATCGCTTTTTCAATCCCATATTCTTGATCGAGAATGTCCATAACCGCCGCCAGGCTGTTGGTGGTACAGCTGGCGTTACTAATAATGTCACCCTGATAACTTTCTAGATCATGTTCGTTGGCACCGAGTACAATTGTCTGAGTTTCATCGTCTTTAGCGGGGGCACTAATCACGACTTTTTTTGCTCCAGCTTTAATATGCGCAGAGGCTTTTTCGGCTGTCACAAACAGACCAGTCGACTCGATTACTACATCTACTTGGCGGTCTGCCCACGGTAAATTTGCGGGGTCCTTTTCGGCACTAACAGGCACTTTTTTGCCGTCTACGACAATACAGCCTTCTTCGAAGCTAACCTCGTGGTGATAGGCACCATAATTAGTGTCGTACTTCAGTAAATAGGCCAACATTTCGTTGTTTGTTAAGTCGTTGATAGCTACAATCTCGATATCGTCACGATCAAACGCCACCCTAAAAGCATTGCGCCCAATCCGTCCAAACCCATTAATTGCCACCCTTGTCTTCATATTCCCCCTCAAGTTTATCTTGCTTACGCTAATTATAACCTAGACAGGTACGAGCACCAATACAAAAGTTAGCGCCCCCGGCCCTTTCACATTTTAATGTCTTTTCTACCACCAAGGGTTGGCTTGGGCGCGTTCCTTGCATTCGCCGATTATCTTCCAGGCATCTTCCACACTGCCAAAACCAAGGACTTTGGTTGAGCCAGGCTTTTTGAGATCTTTGTAGTGATTAAAATGGTGCTCAATCTGTTTTTTCCAGGGCTCGCCAAGCTCATCGATATTATTGATTGGTCCGTAATGTCGATCATCGGCCGGCACGCAGACGACTTTGTGATCCATCTCGGCATCGTCTTCGAAATTAAGAATTCCGATAACCTTACACTCAACTACCACTCCCATTGGCAACGGCTCCCCAGTTACAACTAGCGTATCTAGTTCGTCACCGTCTTCGTCGAGAGTTTGGGGTATGAATCCATAATTTACTGGCTTAGCAAAAATACCGGGCTCTACTCGATCGAGTGCAAAATACTCATTTTTTCGATCCCACTCCACTTTGAGCATGCTGCCTTTTGGAATTTCAATAACTGTTGTGATGTTTGTGCCGTCATCGGCGCTCAACTGATTAAATGGATAACCCATTCGCTATACCTCACTTATCTTTTTTCTATACTAAACAGTATTATACCAAACGTTACAGCGATAAAGATATGGGACTAGGCTGCGGGCTTTTCGAGGTACTCACGAATCGACAGAGCCGCCGCTGCGCCTTCGCCAACTGCACTGGCAATCTGCATTGTCGCGCCACTGCGAACATCGCCAGCACAAAACATACCAGGAATATTAGTCGCCAGCTTAAGGTCGGTCATAACAAAACCGTAATCGTCAAGTTCAACACCGCTACCCGCTAGGAAATATGTGACCGGCTTTAAGCCGATAAACACAAAGACACCGTCGGTAGGAAAGTCTGTTCGCTGACCGTTTTTCGTTCCAACTACTTTGACTATTTTGTTGTCTTGGCCAACAATTTCGTCGGTAGTGGTATTAAAGTGAACGGTAATTTTATCGTTCTTGTCTATCTCGTGTTCGAGTACGTCGCTAGCTTTCCATTTATCTCCTCGGATCAAAATGTCGATATGGCTGGCAAACTTGGTCAAGAATAAAGCTTCTTGAGCTGCGCTGTTGCCACTGCCGACAACCACGAGTCGACGATCACGATAAAATGCACCGTCGCAAGTTGCGCAGTTGTGCACACCACGGCCATAAAATTCTTGCTCGCCCGGTATACCGAGTTTTTTCCATTCACTGCCCGTGCCAATCAGAACGGCCCGAGCTCGATAGCTATTCATACCACCCTCGACCTCGAAGATATCGCCATTTTTGTGGATATTTTTTACTTCGTCGAGCTCGATGACTGCCCCAAACCGCTTGGTCTGGGCTTCGAGCTGTTCGGCCAACCTTAGTCCCTCGATACCATCTGGAAAACCTGGGTAATTGTCGACCATATCGGTAATAGCTGCCAAACCACCAACAACTGCTTTCTCGATAATTAATGTCTCTAGGTCTTCGCGAGATGTATATATGGCACTGGCTAGGCTAGCCGGGCCGGCACCAATCATGACTACATCCCAGACTTTTGTAGCTTGCTCTGTCATCTTCGTTTACGCCAAACCTAACATTGAGCTAATTGCACTATAGTTTGGTCCAGTTACTGGAGGCATTTCAACACCTTGACCATCGGCTATAATAGTGACCGGGACGCTTAAAGTACCACTCTTTTCAAGCACCTCTTGCTGACGATCCGGGTTTTCATCTAGGTTAACACTCTCGTACGCCACACCCTTGGCATCTAGCCATTTTTTTAAGGCCGCACACGATGCACAGTATGTTGTACTAAAGACTGTAACTTTATGAGTTTGTGTATCCATATTGGCCTTTCTTATTTAATTTTATTGGGTTATCCCAATTAGCTCGATATCAAAAACTAGGTCCGATTTGGCGGGAATGTTACTGTTGCCAGTTTCGCCGTATGCTAGCGAATACGGGATAACGAGTCGGCGTGTTCCGCCGACTTTCATACCTGGAATTCCATCTTGCCAACCCTGAATTAAACCTTCTAATCCAAATGTAATCGGGCTACCACTGTCTAGGCTTGATTCAAAGATAATCCCATCTTTAACAAATGCACCAGTGTAATTTACGGTTACTTGATCGCCAGCGACTACTTCGGTCCCATCGCCTTCGACCAAATCGATTATTTCGAGTTTTTCTACCTGACTTGTTCGTGGCTCAAATCCCTGTAATTTTGTACCTTTTAACACATCGGCCTCCTGATTATTATTTTGATTTGTAGTATCTTGCGTTGTTTGATCAGTATTTGAGCTTTCGTCTTTATTCGCCTGAATTACAACATAAGCACTAAAACCAATCGTACTAACAAAAAATGCAACTGCTAACATTAGAGATACAACTCTTGTTGTCATGGTACCCTCCTTAAAAAGTTTAGCGACACTCTACTGGGCTTGGCCAGACTGTGCGAAAGAAGTCGTCACTAAAGAATATATTATCAACCCTCCGCTGCTCGAAATATATTTTACCTCATGCTTAACCGAGATGAAACTAAAAGGTAATGTCTTTTAGGCAACGATACCAAATTTGTTTAACGCCTGCTTACGCTGTTCGGCACTTTTTGCGCTTTGAACTGCCAACAATTGAGCGTAGATGCCTTTGGTTTTTGCCAGCTTTGTTGGACTCCCGATCTCGTCTACCTGGCCATTCTTAAGGGTAACGATTACATCGACATTTTGGATGGTGCTCAGACGGTGTGCGATGATAATAGTTGTCCGGGCATGCATTAAATTCTCGAGCGCCTCATGGACTAATAGTTCACTTTTACTGTCTAGGCTACTCGTTGCCTCGTCGAGTATTAAGATTGGGGCGTCTTTTAAGATAGCTCGGGCAATTGCAATCCGTTGCTTTTGACCACCACTCAACTTCAGCCCTCTTTCACCAATCAAAGATTCGTAGCCGTCATCGAAGCTGTTAATAAAATCATCTGCGTTGGCAGCTTTGGCGGCAGCGATAATCTGCTGCTTAGTGGCGGCTGGTTTGCCGTAAGCTATGTTCTCGGCGATGGAACCAGAAAATAAGTTGGGTTCCTGAAACACAACGCCAATATTTTTACGTAAGCTATGTTGCTTGACACCGGCGATGTCTTGGCCATCTACCGCAATGTTACCCTGACTCGGCTGATATAGCCTCAGAAGCAAGTTGGCGATTGTCGACTTACCCTCGCCGCTCTCACCCACTAAAGCGATCTTGCTGCCTGGTTCGATCGAAAAGTTTAAGCCCTTGATAACTGGTTTTTTATCGTAAGCAAAGTGTACATCTCTGAACTCCACTTTGCCTTTAGCCACACGCAAGTTTTTTGCAGCTGGCACGTCTTCGATGGCTGGTACGGTATCGAGTGCCATAAAGTAATCTTTACTATCTGCAACAGCTCTCTGGATATTCTCGACCAAAAAGCTAATTGTGAATACTGGCATACGGATCATCAGTGTTAACTGAAAAATCATAATTGTATCGGCTAGACTTAAACTGCCAGTTTTGGCCTGCCAAAACAGCAATAAGTAAACTATCCCAAAAATCACATTTAAGACAAGTTTGCGACGAAAATCCATCGTGTGCCACAGCCGACTCTGGGGCTTGGTGAGTTTAAGTGTTTGTTTAAGATGTTTGCTAAAAAAGTTAAGCTCCGATTGCTCCCGCACAAAACTCTTTACAGCCTTTACTTGTGAAATAGATTCTTGGAATCGGCCAAAAGCAATATCTTGGTTCTGGTTGATACCATCTTGATACTCAATCCATTTGCCGCTCGATCGAACAGTTAACCAGATAAAAATTGGGTATAGGCTAAAAAGGAGCAGAGCTATCAGCGGGCTAAAATAGGCCACAATTGCCAAACTAAAAACCGTCGTCAGTATAAAAGACGCAAAGTTGTTGCCCATCATCTTAACGAACTCAGTAATCTGAACTACGGAACGCGTCAGGCGAGCGGTAATTTTACCCGATAACTCTGTATCAAAATAACTCTGGGGCAATTGTAAGATGTGTTCGTAATAACGGTTACTCAAAAATATTTTTAGTTTTACCGATAAAACATCGCCATGATACTGCATGAAATTTACCAAGACATTGCTAACGACATCTTGGGCAAACAGTAGTCCGACGATAATTAAAATTGCCTTATCACTAGCAGCTGCGCTACCAACATTTTGAAGCTCAGCGACTAGCTGTCGAATCAGAATCGGCTGGAGCTGAACCAGTAGCGAAACAACTGCCGTAAAAATAAACAGCAGTAAATAATATGGCCACAGGTGTTTTGTGAACCTAATAATTTTTAAGAGTGGCTTCACTATTCTTCGCTAGATTCAGATTTATCGGTTGTAGATTCGGTGGTTTCGGCATCTGCAGGAGCTTCTTCTTCGGTCTCTTCAACGACACGAGGTGTTTCGACTTTTACGATACTTGCTTCTGGATCGGCCATCAATACCACGCCTTCTGGCAAGACGATATCTTTGGTGTGTACGCTGTCGCCGTCCTCGGTAAGACCAGATATGTCGACATCAAGGTGTTCGGGGATACTAAGCGCACCGGCCTCTACTTCTAGCGTATCCAAGATCTGCAACACAAGTAGGCCTTTGCTGGCAGCTGGAGCGTCACCAACAAGCACTAGTGGCACATTAGCATGTACTTTTTCACCTTTTTTAACTTCTTGGAATGTAACATGCTCGACAGTGTTTTTGGCTGGAACAAATTTAACTTCTGTTACTAAAACTGTATGATCGCTATCGCCAGCTTTAATTAAAACAGGCTGTGTATAGCCAACTTTTTGTAAAACCTTAAGCAGGTGATTGTACTCTGTTTGAATAGCCACCGACTCTTTGCCATGACTAACAATATTGGCAGGTACCAGCCCAGCTCTCCGCAAAGCTTTATTTTTTTTGCCAGCCGCCTGGCGAATTTCGACTGCAAGTTCAACAGCTTTCACTCTAATTAACCTCTTATCTGATTATTGTCTAAAATAGGCTGGTAGTATACCAGATAACACCTCTAAGGACAAGCCGAAATCACTATGGAACCCGGGCGTCTTTACCCGGGTTCTGGAAAGCGTTCCCTAGAGGTGTCCACCTCATCACTTCCGTAACTTAATTATACTCCCGATTGCAAGCCATGCCGTGATAAACAGCATAGCCATTTTATAATGATTGAGTTATTCCACAAAAACCACTAAAACTTAATGAATTTTGGGGAATCGGTGTTGGAAACCGATACTAAAAGTGGCTCAATTGTGAGGGAGCTTTGGTAGCTCAACCTCAAACAAGAACTCTACTTTTAGGAAGATTCATCCCCTTCACCTACCTACATGTACCTCAGGTCCTTGGGACGCTGATTATGCGCCTCCATTGATCGGACGTAAGCACCGTAGGCCTTCTGGACGTCAGGGTGACTGCGATCACCACCACACTTCTGGAGTGCGCGCTTGACCGCCTCTTCCTGGTTTCCTGCCATTTTGCTCACCTCCTTTCAAGAGGCTCGAGAAGTGCAGCTGGTTGCTGCATCTGGGGAAATGAATAAGAATCTTTGCCTAGAGAGCTGGCACCCGGTGCCAGTGATTGCCCGCTCGGGGCGCCAGCTCTACTAGGCTGTACGGCCGAAGCCATACGAGCCGCCGGGAGGAATCGAACCTCCGACTATCGGTCGATGTGTCCGCACGTGATGCGGTATGAATTTCCGGCCTTCCGTCTGCTAGCCTCCGTGGACAAGCAGACATACTGCAGGAGTCCTAAGGTAACTACAACGATCGACCGAAACTCTACCGACTGAGTTACGACGGCGAGTATCACGTGGTTGTGCCCGAGTGAACACCCGGGCACAACCACTTCGGGGCAGGCGCAAACCTTGCGAACGCAGAGCTGTGAAGGCGGTTAAACCTACTCTGTGAACTTGAATGAGGTCTGCATACGGGCGGAATCCGTTGCCATTGCACCCTAGCAGTCTCGACGGGATTTGAACCCGTGACCTCTGGCGTGTGATGCCAGCGTGAACTCCAGACTTCACCACGAGACTGGTGGTCGAGGTGGGTATCGATCCCACATACCTCCAGCTTTTCAGGCTGGTACTCTGAACCTCCTGAGCTACTCGACCGGGTGGAGTCTTACCGAACAACGCATGCATGCGGGTGTAACACCACAAGCCTGTACGGCGTCTCCGCCAGACAGTTGCGCCTTTCGGCAGTACTCCAATGGCGGTTACCCGCCACATTCAACTGGTACCACAAAGTGGGCCCAGCCGGAACATTTCCCAGTTCCTAACGTTTGATTCGGTCTCCAGCTGTCTGGAATAACCGTATCGGCACGCTAACCTCCCCCACCGGTTTCTACGGCGAGGTAGCACCCCTGACAGGATTCGAACCTGTGCTTACGCCTTGAGAGGGCGCTGTTTTAGACCAACTAAACTACAGGAGCATTGCTTGAGAGAACTGCGAAGCTAAACAACACATGTTGTATAGCTACAGCAACCCCTCTGTCGGGCGACCCCGTTTCGATCGGGGGACCTTGCGAGTTGTACTCGCATGCTCTGCCGGCTGAGCTACCGCCCGGTAAGGCTTGCCGATTCTGCTAGTGAGCTATTCCGCACTCCAACGTGCACTACGATCTGCGCAGCACACCCTAGCTATCTTTACCGGCCAACCCGTTCATTTGGGGCGGCAACACCTTCCCCAAACTAATCCAAATCACTATGTGGTGATCTCGATTAGCCTGGAGAATGTTGGTATTAAAAAATTCTTATTCTTTAATTTTAATGAATCTTTTCTCGTCAAAAAAACGAGAAGTTTCCAACACCTTGTAAAAAAACACCTCACCAGGAGCAAAGGCTCCTCAACGAGGATGCCACTATTATACACTCACCAGGGGTTAAAATCAAGTTAGATTTGCCTAGCCTGATACTTTTGCGAGCCGACTTGAGCTATTGACTCGATCACATCTGTAACTTCTTGGGTCGTAAGTGTCTTGTCGAGTGAACTCAATCTAATTCTGAAACTCGTATTCTTTAAGCCTGCTTCTGGCTCAAAAATACTGACAGTAGACAGTGTATATTTATAACCTGTCTGCTCAAGTACTTCAACGACTGTCGACTGTAGATCGCCAAAACTAACACTGTTTGTAGTTTGTAAAGTGATGTCCTGAGCAGAACTTGGAAAGCGACTTAGCTCTGTGTAAGGACTCTTCGCTTGCCAATTGGCAAGCGCTTGGGTTTCGATCTCGAAGCCGGCACAAGCCCCTGGCAATCGAAAGGCACGTTCAACACCTGGCTTGAACTCACCCACAATACCTAAGAAAGATCCATTTTTTATCGATATTAAACTCGACCGACTTAAATCGTATGGAGAAGTAATCGGAAAATCGGTTTCGGGAGGTACTGGTCGAAATTCTAGTTCGGCTCCAAAGGCATGCGCTAAGCGTCGCAAATACTCCTTTGCTTCGTAATATCCAGTGCCTGAACGTTGTTTCAATTTGCTGGCAAATACCAAGCCCGTAACTTCTATCTCGCCAGGCAATCCAGACTCGTCTAGTCCATGAACTTTATTATGGGTTTTCCCGACTTCGAACAGCGCGAACTCCTCGTAGCCAGCCTTAATATTCTGATGCACGCTGTCGAGTAAACTTGGCATCAGGCTCTGGCGATAAAAATGCAAGTCTGGGCTAATCGCATTGCTTATAGCATAAGAATCTTCTGGTTTCTGGCCGGCCTTCTCGAGCAAACTCCGGTGGACAAAGCTATAGGTTAGTAGCTCGTTAGCACCGATAGTCGCCAAACTTGAGCGAATCTTGGCTTTTGTTTTAAAAAGCTGGTTGACTTCGACTGGTTTGGTCGAGCGTTTTGGCAAACACAGGGCTAAATTATCGTAGCCATAGAGCCGACCAACTTCTTCGACAATGTCTTCTTTGATCTCGATATCGGTGCGCCAAAAGGGGGCGGTCACCGACAGCTCATCGGCCTCGGCTTCAACCACAAATTCCACATTAGTTAAGAGTTGTTGAATTTCGGTGGCTGATAAGCTTGAGCCAAGTCGACTGTTTAAAAACTCCGAACTTATGCTGACTGGTTTGTTTGTAGCTAAATTGGATTTAACATCGTACCATTTGTCGTACGACATACCGCTTGAACTGCAAACCACCTCTCCCGCCGCTATCGAGGCGCAGGCCAATGTTTGCCAAGGGCTCTGACCTTTGTTGAAGCGACTAGCGGCATCACTGAATAGTCCGTAGTGCATGCTTGTTCGACGGATCGAGTACATATCAAAGTTTGCCGCCTCGAGAACCACTTTTGTAGTGGAGTTGTCGACTTCGGTATCGGCACCACCCATAACTCCACCAACACCTACGATTTCTTGGTCGGTCGCAATTACAATCGCTGGCTGATTAAACTCAATCGTTTTGCCATTGAGCAATTTAAGCTGCTCGCCACTCTGGCTAAGCCGAGCAACCAATGTTGGCGTACCAGAACTTCGAGCAGCTAACTTGGCATAATCATAGGCGTGGAGTGGTTGGCCATAGGCGTGCATAATGTAGTTTGTAATATCGACGATGTTATTGATCGGTCGATAGCCGGCTTTAGTAAGATTTATTTGTACATCGAGTGAAGATGGCCGAACCTCGACATCTTCAACTATTAATGCCGAAAAACGACTCACCAAATCTGTTTCGATTCTTACTACCAGCTGTTCATCGGCAGTTATTGTCTGGCTAAACTCGGTTTGGTACCATTTAGGGCTTGTAAATTGTTTGCCAAATATTCCGGCCACTTCGCGAGCTACACCCAGCTCGCCAAAACAATCAGGACGGTGCGTGAACATTTTGTTCTCGATCTCGATCACGTAATCGTTTAGATCGAAGACTTCGGCAAAACTATCGCCCGGTTTATATTTTTCGGTACGTCTAAAATTGGCTAAGGCCTCTACGTGAGGTACTTCGTTGGCTGGTTTGATAGCTTCGAGCCTGGTTGACTCGGGTAGCTCGACAATGCCATTATGATCATCGCCAATCGCCAACTCTTTAAGGCTAGCTAGCATGCCGTTACTGATAACCCCACGAATTTCACGAGACTCTAAAACAAATGGTTCATCATCGGCAAAACTGGCCGGGACAGTTGCGCCAGGCTGTAGCCAAACTGCCCACATATCGGCATGAACATTTGGTGCTCCACAAACCACTTGAATGTAGCCATTTTCGTCTCGCTTTAGATCGGGGTTTTTGCCACCATCATCTACCGTGCATATACTAAGTTTATCGGCATCTGGGTGTTTTTCGCAGGTAATAACTTTTACAATTAGAGCCCCTTTATATTTGGCACCCCAGTCCTCGACTGCCTCGACCTCACCCAAGCGCGAGCCAATACGTGCCACCATTTCTTCGACACTTACATCTAGTCCTGTTAGGCGTTTGATTTCGTTATAACTTACCCTCATGCGAACTGCCTCAAGAAATCTAGCTTGCCGCTCTGGAAATGGCGGATATCTTCGATACCGTGCTTGATCATTACCATTCTCATAAAACCTATTCCCCATGCAAAACCAGTATATTTTTCGGGGTCGATACCTGCTTCGCTAAGCACATTCGGATGAATCATGCCGCAACCAAGTAGTTCAATCCAGCCTTCACCACAGACTTTACAGCCCTGCTTGTCGCAGAATGGGCAAGAAATAGCAAACTCAAACGATGGTTCGGTAAACGGAAAATAAAATGGCTGGGTTTTGATCTCGATCTCTTTCTGGTAGTACTCTTGCATAAACTCTTTGAGAGTCGCAATCAAGTGTGCAGTGGTTACACCCTCGGCTACATAAACTCCTTCGATCTGGTAGAAGGTGTGCTCGTGGCGAGCATCGAGATCTTCGTTACGAAAAACTCGGCCGGGCACTACCACGGCAATTGGCTCACCGGCTTCTAACTGTGCCTTGCGAGCTTTAAGGACTCGATTCTGCATGTTACTGGTATGGGCTGGCGCCACAAGCGGTCGACCATTTTTATCGACTTCGTCCAAAATAAAGGTGTCGTATTCGTCGCGAGCTGGGTGACCATCCGGGAAATTCAGGCTATCGAACATATAATATTGGTTATCTAACTGGCGCGACTCAACCGAAGTAAAGCCCATTCGGTAAAAAATATCGAGCATTTCATCTTGTGCCTGCATAATCGGGTGTTGGCTCCCCAAGCGACTATCGACTAAGGTTGGAGAATCATTTTCGCCGACGCTAAACGGAGCGGTTACATCGATCGGTTCCTTCTTCGGAGCGTCTTGCTCGGCTTGCCAATTGTCGACTTGTGCCTGGATTTCATTTTTTAGACGATTTAGCTCGGCCCCAAACTTACCACGCTCTTCTGGAGCACGATCTTTTATAGCTTTAAGCAGCTCACCTAATCGTCTATCTTTTAAGATGACTGTTTTATCTAGGCTAGACTCAAAATCTGCTTGCAGAGCAGTAGCCAGTTCGGCGATTTCAGAAAACTCATATTCCATTCGAGAATATTATAAGCATTTATAGGTGTAAGCTCAAGAAATGCAGATTATTTTTCGCGATCGACGATAATCATTCGCGCACTGTAGTTGTGGCCATATCCGAAACTACATCTCCGCAGCGAGCACATTCACAATGCTCACTACCCGGCATAACTGCGCCTTCGATGCCATGAGGTCGCTCGACAAGTCTGATGACCGGTGTTTCTGCCTCACACGATTGACAGTAGTGTTTAGTAGCTCCTGGTAGTCTGCCACCTTCAATATGTACTGCTAAACATGCCACGTACAGAACTCTTTCGGCTCGTCGAATAACTGCGTTATCTCGCTCGTATCTTTGTGGGTCAATGTCCAGTGGTTTACCGGCTGCGTATTTGATAGTGATGTAGTTAAGCGACCAAGGAATTCTTGGGTAGCCTGAATTCTTGTAGGGATGGTAGCCAACCCTGATATCTTCAATACCTTCTTGGCTCTGCCAGTCTCGACCCTTCACCCGCCAAGTATTAGATCCAATTACAGCTACACCTGCTGCGTGACCCCACTCCAGATTACCTAAAGCTGTATTATCAATTACCCAGTCCAGCTCTTCGATCGGAGTTCCCTGTTGTCTAACTTCTGCCATATACAACCTCACTTTATGATTATGATCATAGCCAACCAGAACTTCACTAGGCAAGCGTAAGCTCAAATTAATAGCCCTCGGATATACCGAGGGCTAAGTCTGCTGGTGGGCGGCGCCAGCACCGGCTAGAAAATTCTAGCTAGACGTAGATAACGTTGGCACGGGCCCACTCGAGGGCTGCTTGGGTGCGCTCGCGCGCCTCCAGCCACTTCTGCCCAGGCGAGCCGTCCCACCACCAGGCATTCCATGCCCAATCCGCTGGGTTAATGCACTCATAATGCATGTGGTGCAGAAACTGCCCTTGGTGCATGCCTTCGTTGCGGTTCACACCTGTCTGGACGTAGCCAACCTGCTCGAGCGCCTTAGCCGAGCCCTGATTGGGGCCGAAGACGCCGGAGTAGATGCAGCTGATGCCCAACTCGTCGAACGCATACATGGTGCGCGCTCGATGGCAGTGGCTAGCAATCCTCTTGCCCCAGTATTCGGGGCGGAAGATCAAGAAGCCACTGGTTGCCCGGCGGAACATGGTGTTGGTAGCCACATTATTGAAGCCACTGTTACCGATCACCTGCCATGTGTCACCCACCTTGACGTAAATGCCCCACCCAATCTGATCAGCAGCATTGCGCTGCTTGTCAAACCAGTCGTACTCATCTTCGAGCACAGGGGCAGTCTGCCTGCCAAGGTAGCGGTTCACAACACGGCTCTGCATCCCACCATTGAGAATGAACTCGGGCATATCCTCACGCCTGAGCGCAGCCATGCGGACCTCAATCGGATCCTCATCACACTGCTCGACGCTGAATTCCATAACCGATCCAAACATCACTTCTCCTTAATGTACTTGGGCTGGACACCCATTTTGGCCTTGAGAGAATTCCCAAGACTCGGTTTACTCCCGAAGATTGATTGATAACTTAAAAGCTCCCTGTTTCGGGAGCGTACCGCGACTTACGAATTGTCTAGATAATAGTTAACTCATGACACCTGTACGCTCAATATCTGCCTTGCCATTAGCAAGGACACCGGTAGACACCGACATCTGATACATACAAATTGTTGAGTTAAATCTACTCATAACCTTATTATAGCACATCTATGCTTATGCTTCAAGTACTTCTATGAACTTTGGAGCAATTTCGATCGCTGCTCGCTTGTTTGGATGATTGTCTAGC of the Candidatus Nomurabacteria bacterium genome contains:
- the gap gene encoding type I glyceraldehyde-3-phosphate dehydrogenase; amino-acid sequence: MKTRVAINGFGRIGRNAFRVAFDRDDIEIVAINDLTNNEMLAYLLKYDTNYGAYHHEVSFEEGCIVVDGKKVPVSAEKDPANLPWADRQVDVVIESTGLFVTAEKASAHIKAGAKKVVISAPAKDDETQTIVLGANEHDLESYQGDIISNASCTTNSLAAVMDILDQEYGIEKAMLTTVHSYTASQVLQDGPAKAMRESRAAAQNIVPSTTGAAIAVAKTVPSLLGKFDGMSVRVPTSVVSLSDVTMLMKRDVTAEEVNATLKKASKDLYYQGIVDYTDEELVSSDYIGNSHSGTVDGALTNVVDGNMLKVVVWYDNEWGYSNRLVELVADVGNSLHGRRAEEQDADVPVVEVSEDTVNDLDAGVAEVEAMENTGSWQPEENVHTEPEMNSEPSGFNNADYGQVQSQPADEVQTDLPSEPQVSQDQAAQPAYPDQAQVAAEQNHQQDQEHQNY
- a CDS encoding inorganic diphosphatase → MGYPFNQLSADDGTNITTVIEIPKGSMLKVEWDRKNEYFALDRVEPGIFAKPVNYGFIPQTLDEDGDELDTLVVTGEPLPMGVVVECKVIGILNFEDDAEMDHKVVCVPADDRHYGPINNIDELGEPWKKQIEHHFNHYKDLKKPGSTKVLGFGSVEDAWKIIGECKERAQANPWW
- a CDS encoding FAD-dependent oxidoreductase produces the protein MTEQATKVWDVVMIGAGPASLASAIYTSREDLETLIIEKAVVGGLAAITDMVDNYPGFPDGIEGLRLAEQLEAQTKRFGAVIELDEVKNIHKNGDIFEVEGGMNSYRARAVLIGTGSEWKKLGIPGEQEFYGRGVHNCATCDGAFYRDRRLVVVGSGNSAAQEALFLTKFASHIDILIRGDKWKASDVLEHEIDKNDKITVHFNTTTDEIVGQDNKIVKVVGTKNGQRTDFPTDGVFVFIGLKPVTYFLAGSGVELDDYGFVMTDLKLATNIPGMFCAGDVRSGATMQIASAVGEGAAAALSIREYLEKPAA
- a CDS encoding glutaredoxin family protein; translation: MDTQTHKVTVFSTTYCASCAALKKWLDAKGVAYESVNLDENPDRQQEVLEKSGTLSVPVTIIADGQGVEMPPVTGPNYSAISSMLGLA
- a CDS encoding FKBP-type peptidyl-prolyl cis-trans isomerase gives rise to the protein MLAVAFFVSTIGFSAYVVIQANKDESSNTDQTTQDTTNQNNNQEADVLKGTKLQGFEPRTSQVEKLEIIDLVEGDGTEVVAGDQVTVNYTGAFVKDGIIFESSLDSGSPITFGLEGLIQGWQDGIPGMKVGGTRRLVIPYSLAYGETGNSNIPAKSDLVFDIELIGITQ
- a CDS encoding ABC transporter ATP-binding protein, with amino-acid sequence MKPLLKIIRFTKHLWPYYLLLFIFTAVVSLLVQLQPILIRQLVAELQNVGSAAASDKAILIIVGLLFAQDVVSNVLVNFMQYHGDVLSVKLKIFLSNRYYEHILQLPQSYFDTELSGKITARLTRSVVQITEFVKMMGNNFASFILTTVFSLAIVAYFSPLIALLLFSLYPIFIWLTVRSSGKWIEYQDGINQNQDIAFGRFQESISQVKAVKSFVREQSELNFFSKHLKQTLKLTKPQSRLWHTMDFRRKLVLNVIFGIVYLLLFWQAKTGSLSLADTIMIFQLTLMIRMPVFTISFLVENIQRAVADSKDYFMALDTVPAIEDVPAAKNLRVAKGKVEFRDVHFAYDKKPVIKGLNFSIEPGSKIALVGESGEGKSTIANLLLRLYQPSQGNIAVDGQDIAGVKQHSLRKNIGVVFQEPNLFSGSIAENIAYGKPAATKQQIIAAAKAANADDFINSFDDGYESLIGERGLKLSGGQKQRIAIARAILKDAPILILDEATSSLDSKSELLVHEALENLMHARTTIIIAHRLSTIQNVDVIVTLKNGQVDEIGSPTKLAKTKGIYAQLLAVQSAKSAEQRKQALNKFGIVA
- a CDS encoding 50S ribosomal protein L25 codes for the protein MKAVELAVEIRQAAGKKNKALRRAGLVPANIVSHGKESVAIQTEYNHLLKVLQKVGYTQPVLIKAGDSDHTVLVTEVKFVPAKNTVEHVTFQEVKKGEKVHANVPLVLVGDAPAASKGLLVLQILDTLEVEAGALSIPEHLDVDISGLTEDGDSVHTKDIVLPEGVVLMADPEASIVKVETPRVVEETEEEAPADAETTESTTDKSESSEE